A portion of the Mesobacillus sp. AQ2 genome contains these proteins:
- a CDS encoding acyl-CoA carboxylase subunit beta, with protein sequence MPDIYEKINELYDRRREIELGGGDDRIEKQHEKGKLTARERIELLVDPGSFVELNPFIQHRSTDFGLENQKGPGDGVVTGYGKVNGRPIYLFSQDFTVFGGALGEMHAKKIANVMDLAAKNGAPFVGLNDSGGARIQEGVVSLDGYGHIFYRNSIYSGVIPQISVIMGPCAGGAVYSPAITDFVFMVEKTSQMFITGPKVIETVTGEKISAEDLGGAIVHNTISGNAHFHGQSEEETLGQVRLLLSYLPQSYEEKPPRLEADEQDDYRPDLTDVIPFDAIRPYDVRKVIEQVVDADSFLEIQKDFAKNIVIGLARIKGEVVGLVCNQPKVMAGGLDIDSSDKASRFIRFCDSFNIPIITFEDVTGFFPGIKQEHGGIIRHGAKILYAYSEATVPKLTVILRKAYGGAYVALNSKSIGADLVFAWPNAEIAVMGPQGAANIIFAKEIQNSENPEQTRQQKIDEYREKFANPYVAASQGMVDDVIDPRDTRIKLIQALEMLRTKKEDRPGKKHGNIPL encoded by the coding sequence ATGCCAGACATCTATGAAAAAATCAATGAACTATATGATAGACGCAGGGAAATTGAATTGGGCGGCGGCGACGACCGGATTGAAAAGCAGCATGAAAAAGGCAAGCTGACAGCTCGTGAACGAATTGAACTTCTTGTCGATCCAGGAAGTTTTGTGGAATTGAATCCTTTTATTCAGCATCGGAGCACTGACTTTGGGCTTGAGAATCAGAAGGGTCCCGGAGATGGAGTGGTAACCGGTTATGGAAAAGTGAATGGCAGGCCTATCTATCTGTTTTCACAGGATTTCACCGTGTTTGGCGGAGCTTTGGGTGAAATGCATGCAAAGAAAATCGCCAATGTCATGGATCTGGCAGCCAAGAATGGTGCTCCCTTTGTCGGACTGAATGATTCCGGCGGGGCAAGAATCCAAGAGGGTGTTGTTTCTCTAGATGGGTACGGCCATATTTTCTACCGGAATTCGATTTATTCAGGGGTCATTCCGCAGATTTCTGTCATCATGGGACCATGCGCAGGGGGAGCCGTTTATTCACCGGCTATCACTGATTTTGTGTTCATGGTTGAAAAAACAAGTCAGATGTTCATCACCGGCCCTAAAGTAATTGAAACAGTTACGGGTGAAAAGATCTCCGCAGAAGATTTAGGCGGTGCAATCGTACATAATACAATCAGCGGCAACGCTCATTTCCATGGCCAGTCTGAAGAAGAAACATTGGGGCAGGTAAGATTGCTGCTGAGCTATCTGCCGCAAAGCTATGAAGAAAAGCCGCCGCGTCTTGAAGCGGATGAGCAGGATGATTACCGTCCGGACCTGACAGACGTGATTCCATTTGACGCTATCAGACCATATGATGTGCGCAAAGTAATCGAGCAGGTAGTGGATGCGGATTCGTTCCTGGAAATACAGAAGGACTTTGCCAAAAACATCGTGATTGGACTTGCAAGAATCAAAGGGGAAGTTGTCGGCCTAGTCTGCAACCAGCCAAAGGTGATGGCAGGAGGACTTGATATCGATTCTTCCGATAAAGCGTCTCGATTCATCAGATTCTGCGATTCATTCAATATCCCGATCATTACATTTGAAGATGTGACAGGATTTTTCCCTGGAATTAAGCAGGAGCATGGCGGCATCATCCGACACGGCGCAAAAATCCTCTACGCCTATTCAGAAGCGACTGTTCCTAAACTTACCGTAATTTTACGGAAAGCATATGGCGGCGCGTATGTTGCATTGAATAGTAAATCCATTGGGGCGGACCTTGTTTTTGCGTGGCCAAATGCCGAAATTGCAGTTATGGGGCCGCAGGGCGCCGCGAATATTATTTTTGCGAAGGAAATCCAGAACAGTGAAAATCCAGAACAGACAAGACAGCAAAAAATCGATGAGTATCGTGAAAAATTTGCGAATCCATATGTCGCTGCCAGCCAGGGCATGGTCGATGACGTCATTGATCCGCGTGACACACGAATCAAACTGATTCAGGCCCTTGAGATGCTTCGGACAAAGAAAGAAGATAGACCGGGCAAAAAGCATGGCAACATTCCGCTATAG
- a CDS encoding chemotaxis protein CheW: MAESTKTVVFQAGNEEYAFPILFVISIEKMEGMTAIPHMPDYVTGITKVRGDLIPVIDLEKVLYNRDIQADDKTRLIVLETSDISLGVLVRDAKEILEIPQENLKQPGLIAYQNTKFITGIANFEKRMIMVIDPETLIQSLEGIKEIKDYMKNQKQELHN, from the coding sequence ATGGCTGAAAGTACTAAGACGGTTGTGTTCCAGGCAGGGAATGAAGAATATGCTTTTCCGATTCTTTTCGTCATATCGATTGAAAAAATGGAAGGGATGACTGCGATCCCCCATATGCCTGATTATGTCACCGGAATTACGAAGGTAAGGGGAGATCTAATTCCAGTTATAGATTTGGAAAAGGTCCTCTATAATCGGGATATTCAGGCGGACGACAAGACGAGACTGATTGTACTGGAGACATCGGATATCTCGTTGGGAGTCCTGGTCAGGGATGCGAAGGAAATCCTTGAGATACCTCAGGAGAATTTAAAACAACCAGGTCTGATCGCATATCAAAATACTAAATTCATCACAGGCATCGCCAATTTTGAGAAACGGATGATCATGGTCATTGATCCAGAAACCTTGATCCAGTCACTCGAGGGAATCAAAGAGATTAAGGACTATATGAAAAATCAAAAACAGGAATTACATAACTAG
- a CDS encoding tripeptidase T: MINNERLLNEFLELVQIDSETKYETEIARVLKQKFEDLGVEVFEDDTTAQTGHGAGNLICTLEGTKEGVDTIYFTSHMDTVVPAKGVKPSIKDGYVVTDGTTILGADDKTGLAVMLETIRVLKEQSIPHGTIQFIITVGEESGLVGAKALDSSLVKAKYGYALDSDGKVGNIIVAAPTQAKVSAVIHGKTAHAGVAPEKGVSAITIAAKAVARMPLGRIDEETTANIGRFQGGTQTNIVADRAEILAEARSLIPEKMEAQVAKMKEAFESAAQEMGGKAEVDVQVMYPGFKFGEGDLVVELAKKAAAKIGRSSELLHSGGGSDANVIAGFGIPTVNLAVGYEEIHTTNERMPIEELEKLAEMVIALIQEVAAQ; the protein is encoded by the coding sequence ATGATTAACAACGAACGTTTATTGAATGAGTTTTTAGAGCTTGTCCAAATTGATTCTGAAACAAAGTATGAAACTGAAATCGCCCGCGTTCTCAAGCAAAAATTCGAGGATCTTGGGGTTGAAGTATTCGAAGATGATACGACAGCGCAAACGGGTCATGGTGCAGGAAATCTAATCTGCACATTGGAAGGGACAAAAGAAGGTGTTGATACCATCTACTTCACTTCCCACATGGATACAGTCGTACCCGCAAAGGGTGTAAAGCCATCCATCAAAGATGGTTATGTCGTAACAGATGGAACAACCATTCTTGGTGCGGATGACAAAACGGGACTTGCGGTCATGCTTGAAACAATCCGTGTCCTGAAAGAACAATCCATTCCTCATGGAACGATCCAGTTCATCATTACTGTCGGGGAAGAATCGGGACTTGTTGGTGCCAAGGCATTGGATTCTTCTCTGGTAAAAGCGAAATATGGATATGCACTCGACAGTGATGGGAAGGTAGGAAACATCATTGTCGCAGCTCCTACTCAGGCGAAAGTGTCTGCTGTCATCCATGGCAAAACCGCACACGCTGGTGTTGCTCCTGAAAAAGGTGTATCCGCAATCACAATTGCAGCCAAAGCAGTTGCCAGAATGCCGCTTGGCCGCATTGATGAAGAAACAACTGCAAACATTGGCCGTTTCCAGGGCGGAACACAGACAAACATCGTTGCCGACCGAGCAGAAATCCTTGCTGAAGCCCGTTCCCTAATCCCTGAAAAGATGGAAGCGCAAGTGGCGAAAATGAAGGAAGCATTCGAGTCAGCTGCACAGGAAATGGGCGGCAAAGCAGAAGTTGATGTCCAGGTCATGTATCCAGGCTTCAAATTCGGCGAAGGTGACCTGGTAGTCGAACTTGCTAAAAAAGCTGCCGCAAAAATCGGCAGAAGCTCTGAATTGCTTCACAGCGGCGGCGGAAGCGATGCAAACGTCATTGCTGGCTTTGGTATTCCGACAGTCAACCTTGCTGTAGGATATGAAGAAATCCACACAACGAATGAAAGAATGCCAATCGAAGAGCTGGAGAAGCTTGCCGAAATGGTCATCGCTTTGATTCAAGAAGTAGCAGCACAATAA
- the mce gene encoding methylmalonyl-CoA epimerase, whose translation MIKKVDHIGIAVKSIEHALPFYTDVLKLPLLGIEEVDSEMVKVAFLKAGETKLEILEPLSEESAIARFIEKRGEGIHHVALGVESIEERIRDMKESGIKMIQDVPKKGAGGALVAFMHPKSTGSILYELCEKNREAE comes from the coding sequence ATGATTAAAAAGGTCGACCATATCGGCATTGCTGTCAAATCTATTGAGCATGCCCTCCCATTTTATACAGATGTGCTGAAACTGCCATTACTGGGGATCGAGGAAGTAGACAGCGAAATGGTGAAAGTGGCTTTCCTGAAAGCCGGAGAAACGAAGCTTGAGATTCTTGAGCCTCTATCGGAGGAAAGCGCAATCGCACGTTTTATTGAAAAGCGTGGAGAAGGAATTCACCATGTTGCACTTGGTGTGGAATCAATCGAGGAAAGAATCAGAGATATGAAGGAAAGCGGAATCAAGATGATACAGGATGTTCCGAAAAAAGGTGCTGGGGGAGCGCTTGTAGCATTCATGCACCCTAAATCTACCGGCAGCATTTTATACGAACTTTGCGAGAAAAACAGGGAGGCTGAATAA